CCTTGATCCTGCTCGCTCAAGTGGGGCATCCATTGCGATCTTAGATCTTCGTGTACCTGCTTCATCCTGTTGTATCCTTTTCCGACATTGATACCGACGCCAAGGCGCATTCGAAACGGCTTTCCAGTCGAGACGAGGAACGGTTTTGTGTTGGCAGATAGCTGCGACAGTCCGCTCTCAATGGCCGCGAATCGAGAGTCGGGAAGCGCATGGAACAATGTCAGATGAGCAGGAGTTCGATTGAGTCTCTTTGGAAAGTACTGCTCGCGCATCGAGTTCATTGGCTTTGCCAATGAGTCCGTCAACTTGAGTGTGAGTACATAGACAAGCTCTTCTTCGGACCCAGTGTTCGGCTTGTGCTCGTCACGGGTAACATGTTCGAACTTCTGCTGCCCTCGTCCATGGCCTTGCGGACTCCGTCGACGTGGACTTCTCGGCCT
The Ascochyta rabiei chromosome 9, complete sequence DNA segment above includes these coding regions:
- a CDS encoding Mannose-1-phosphate guanylyltransferase, giving the protein MNYAEAAGGSRGPPRQPPQQRIDAGSQAKPISNSHAQRPRSPRRRSPQGHGRGQQKFEHVTRDEHKPNTGSEEELVYVLTLKLTDSLAKPMNSMREQYFPKRLNRTPAHLTLFHALPDSRFAAIESGLSQLSANTKPFLVSTGKPFRMRLGVGINVGKGYNRMKQVHEDLRSQWMPHLSEQDQGGWRPHWTVMNKVNEERKVDEAFQAAEKEILQNVREGQAIGLDLWRYEKGNWIFANEYKFKGP